CGAGAAACTGGCGGGGGCCGCCGCACGCATTCCCGTTGGCATGCCGCTCGATCCGGCGACGCAGATCGGCCCGGTAAACAATGCGCGGCAGTGGGACAAGGTGGACAGCATGGTCCGCACCGCTTCGGGCGAAGGCGCGCAGATCGTGACGGGCGGGGCAAAACCGCAGACGCTGACCGGAAGCGGTGGATATTTCTATGCCCCCACGGTGCTGGACGGCGTGGTCCCCGATATGGAGATCGCCCGCGAAGAGGTGTTCGGCCCGGTGCTGTCGGTGCTGAGCTTCGAGGACGAGGACGAGGCTGTGGCCCTGGCCAATGCCACGCCCTACGGGTTGGCGGGCGCGGCCTGGACGCGCGATGTCGGGCGGGCGCATCGCATGGCGGCGCGGGTCCGGGCCGGGACCTTCTGGATCAACAGCTACAAGACAATCAATGTCATGTCGCCCTTTGGCGGCTTTGGCCAGTCTGGCTATGGCCGTTCATCCGGACGCGAGGCGCTGGCGGCCTATACGGCCACGAAATCGGTCTGGGTCGAAACCGCGGACGATCCGGCCATCGGCTTCGGATACGCGCCAGGCCGATGAGCCGGAACCCGGCTGACAAGACCCGAAAGCTTCCATAAACGGTCCAGTGACGAAACCGGGCCGATATCAACAGAGAGGGCACCCATGGAAAACACGAAGGACATTCTTCTGGACTGGCGCCTGCATGCAAGCGTGCTGGTCATCACCATCATCGCCGAGGCCATCGGCGTCATCGCGGTTCCCATCGGCATCGGCTCGATCCTGCTGCTGCCGCTGCTTTACGCCTTTGTCATGGGACTGGCGATCAATCCCAACGTCCTGCGCAAGGCGGGCGCATGGCTGGGGCAGCGCGAGGTCAAGGCGGCCTCGCCGCTGATCGTGATCGCCATCATGCCCTTCATCGCCAAGTTCGGCACGATCATCGGCCCCTCGATGGAGCAGATCATCGCCGCCGGCCCGGCACTGATCTTGCAGGAGCTGGGCAATCTGGGCACCATCGTGCTGGCCTTCCCGGTCGCGGTATTGCTGCTGGGCATGGGGCGCGAGGCGATCGGCGCCAGCTTTTCGGTCGCGCGTGAACCCAATATCGCCATCATCGCCGACAAATACGGGCTAAAGAGCCCGGAAGGCGCCGGCGTCATGGGTGTCTACGTGATCGGTACGCTGTTCGGCACCTTCATTTTCGCGATCCTCGCCTCGCTGCTGGCAACCGCCGGGGTCTTCAGCATCGAGGCCCTGGCGATGGCCTGCGGGATCGGCTCGGGCTCGATGATGGCGGCATGCTCGGGTGCGCTCGCCCATGCCGTGCCGGAAATGGAAGAGCAGATCCTCGCCCTGGCCGGGGCCAGCAACGTGCTGACCTATGCCACAGGGCTGTATCTGTGCATCTTCGTCGCCCTGCCGGTGACCGAGAAGCTGTATGACCTTCTGGGTCGCAAGGAACCCGCAACCGCCAATACCGGAGAGTGATCATGAGCAACGCGGATATCCCCCTCGACCCCGAAGCCGAAACCCAGCCGGATCTTTTCCAGCAAGCGCTACTGCTGATCGCCGTCTGCGTGATCGCCCTTGTGGGCAATACGGTGGCGACGGATGCGAGTGTGATGCAGGGGCTGGTCGGGCTGATCATCCTGTACCTGATCGCGATGGCTGGGCTGCTCCTGACGCATCTGGTTCCGGTCAACCTGCCCTCGGTGGCATGGATCTCGCTGGTCGGAATCGTGGCGACTCTGCCATGGACACCGGGAAGCGGCTGGCTGCTGGAAAGGGTCGCGCATGTCAATTTCCTGACGCTGGCCACGCCCTGCCTTGCCTATGCCGGGATCGCTATCGCCCGGCGCGAGATCGAGATCGCCAAGGCCTCGGGATGGAAGATCTTCATCGTCGCGGTATTGGTGATGACCGGCACCTATGTCGGCTCGGCATTCGTGGCGGAGTTGTTCCTGTAAGAAGTTGGCTGGCAACCCGACCACGGAATCATGTGATTGGGTTTTCTCCAGACAATTGTCAGTTCGAGTAGTCGGCGTCGGTGACCGACTCCATCCAGGTAACAGGTGACCCATCGATGGATTCCTGTATTGCGATATGACTCATGGCGGTGTCGGGAGCGGCGCCGTGCCAGTGCTTTTCCCCTGCCGGAAACCAAACTACATCGCCAGCGCGGATTACTTGAACCGGTCCACCCTCACGTTGGACACGGCCACAACCGAAGGTCACAATCAGGGTCTGGCCGGCCGGATGGGTGTGCCATGCGGTGCGCGCGCCCGGCTCGAATGTAACATGGGCGCCGCTGGTGCGACCCGGAGCTTCGGCCGAGAACAGCGGATCGATGCGAACAGGACCGGTAAACCAGTCAGCCGAGCCGGCGTGAGAGGACGTTTGCCCCGGGCGGGTGATTTTCATTTGCCAATCCTTTCGTTTGTTTGCATTCGATGCATCATCTGCTGACTATCGTCGAGATGCCCTTCATCCCGTGGCCGACACAGACGCTGCCCCTACACCTTATATTCTCGCCGGAACACACCACGACCACCTCGCTGCGTGCGATTGCTGTGCAGGTTCGCAAGGCACTCAGCGATGCGCCTTTGCGATCATGCCAGAACTTGCTGTCTTCGGCACCGAGAATATCGGACTCCGCAGTCTTCTGAGGCGGCGTGGCCGGTTACAGATCGATCCAGGCATATGCAATTGCAACTGAGGACTTCTTCGGACAGTAGTCCCATAGCCCAGCGCGTGCTACCATGCCGCTCAGCTGCCGATACGGGTTTTGCGGAAAATAGGCTCAGGTATGGCACGGATAATGCCCATGATCACCCGCCAGATCGGCTTGACATAGACAACGGATCGCCCCCGGGCGACGGCCTGAAAGATCGTCTCGGCAACCGCCTCGGGGCGGGCGGTCAGTGAGCCTGGCAATCCCATCCCCTCGGTCATCCGCGTGTAGACAAAGCCCGGCTTGATTGTGACGACATGCACGCCTGAATTCGACAGGCGGTTTCTCAGCCCCGAGAGATACGCGGTGAACCCGGCCTTGGC
This region of Paracoccus saliphilus genomic DNA includes:
- a CDS encoding YtoQ family protein; the protein is MLGAEDSKFWHDRKGASLSALRTCTAIARSEVVVVCSGENIRCRGSVCVGHGMKGISTIVSR
- a CDS encoding DUF3100 domain-containing protein translates to MENTKDILLDWRLHASVLVITIIAEAIGVIAVPIGIGSILLLPLLYAFVMGLAINPNVLRKAGAWLGQREVKAASPLIVIAIMPFIAKFGTIIGPSMEQIIAAGPALILQELGNLGTIVLAFPVAVLLLGMGREAIGASFSVAREPNIAIIADKYGLKSPEGAGVMGVYVIGTLFGTFIFAILASLLATAGVFSIEALAMACGIGSGSMMAACSGALAHAVPEMEEQILALAGASNVLTYATGLYLCIFVALPVTEKLYDLLGRKEPATANTGE
- a CDS encoding cupin domain-containing protein; the encoded protein is MKITRPGQTSSHAGSADWFTGPVRIDPLFSAEAPGRTSGAHVTFEPGARTAWHTHPAGQTLIVTFGCGRVQREGGPVQVIRAGDVVWFPAGEKHWHGAAPDTAMSHIAIQESIDGSPVTWMESVTDADYSN